A DNA window from Agarivorans sp. TSD2052 contains the following coding sequences:
- a CDS encoding glutamine synthetase family protein, translated as MLKHKPQTLPLSLVEQVQEFLNDHPQLKSVDLMLADMNGVIRGKRIEVGSLLKIAEEGMCLPASVFALDICGETVEQTGLGFAQGDGDRICHLLPHSLSMIPWKNDAAQALLTMHEVDGSPFFADPRQLLCKALKGLHQQEYFPCVAIEWEFYLLDAAADTEQPLPPLLPLSQQRMEQTQVYSLDELDEFAEFIQDIQSYCHTQNIPSDNVIAEYAPGQFEVTLQHQTDPLLACDQAILLKRAIKAVAKKHGYNATFMAKPYAEHSGNGCHVHISMLDAQGKNVFAEDLGVLHYALAGLLDTMPQAIALLAPNANSYRRFQPDMFVPLQANWGWDNRTVALRIPSGSKQNTRIEHRVAGADCNPYIVMSALLFGIQHGLAQQLSCAEPVSGDASKEHAPALPTSWEQALNEFHQSSLWHLLGDDFSHVYHANKLNEWQRFEAAVTPLEQQWYQQMV; from the coding sequence ATGTTGAAACACAAGCCGCAAACTTTGCCGCTTTCGCTGGTTGAGCAAGTGCAAGAATTCTTAAATGACCATCCTCAGTTAAAAAGCGTTGATTTGATGCTCGCTGATATGAATGGCGTTATTAGGGGCAAGCGTATTGAAGTGGGGTCACTGCTTAAAATTGCCGAAGAGGGCATGTGTTTACCTGCTTCGGTGTTTGCACTTGATATTTGCGGTGAAACGGTTGAACAAACAGGTTTAGGTTTTGCCCAAGGAGATGGCGACCGAATTTGTCATTTATTGCCGCATAGCTTAAGTATGATCCCTTGGAAAAACGATGCCGCCCAAGCCTTGCTAACCATGCACGAGGTTGATGGTAGCCCATTTTTTGCAGACCCTCGTCAGTTGTTATGCAAAGCCTTAAAAGGTTTACACCAGCAAGAGTATTTCCCTTGTGTTGCTATTGAATGGGAATTTTATTTATTAGATGCGGCTGCCGATACCGAGCAACCCTTACCGCCGTTATTACCCTTGTCTCAGCAAAGAATGGAGCAAACGCAAGTTTACTCCTTAGATGAGCTAGATGAGTTTGCCGAGTTTATTCAAGATATTCAAAGCTATTGCCATACCCAAAATATCCCTAGCGACAACGTGATTGCTGAATATGCGCCTGGCCAGTTTGAAGTGACCTTGCAGCACCAAACCGACCCATTGTTGGCTTGTGATCAAGCCATATTGTTAAAACGAGCGATTAAAGCGGTCGCTAAAAAGCATGGTTACAATGCCACGTTTATGGCGAAGCCTTACGCCGAACATTCAGGCAACGGCTGCCATGTACACATTAGTATGTTAGATGCGCAAGGCAAAAATGTCTTCGCTGAAGATCTGGGTGTGCTGCACTATGCTTTGGCGGGGTTATTAGACACTATGCCTCAGGCTATAGCCTTATTAGCGCCTAATGCCAACTCTTACCGTCGCTTTCAACCCGATATGTTTGTGCCTTTACAAGCCAACTGGGGTTGGGATAATCGTACCGTGGCGCTACGCATTCCTTCAGGTAGCAAACAGAATACTCGGATTGAACATCGCGTGGCCGGCGCAGACTGCAACCCCTATATTGTTATGTCGGCGCTACTGTTTGGTATTCAGCACGGTCTTGCTCAGCAACTATCCTGCGCCGAACCGGTGAGTGGGGATGCCAGCAAAGAACACGCACCTGCTTTGCCTACCTCATGGGAACAAGCCCTAAATGAGTTTCATCAGTCAAGCTTATGGCATCTGCTCGGAGACGATTTCAGCCATGTGTATCATGCAAACAAACTCAATGAATGGCAGCGATTTGAAGCCGCCGTTACACCGTTAGAGCAGCAATGGTACCAACAAATGGTGTAA
- a CDS encoding aspartate aminotransferase family protein, whose protein sequence is MSKATLTIQQQDSAHCLHPFTNFKELNEKGAKVIERGEGIFVYDSEGNKLLDAMAGLWCVNLGYGRQELVDAAAKQMQQLPYYNLFFQTTHKPAVELSTLLAELTPEGLNHAFFTGSGSECNDTVVRMVRHYWASKGQPEKLNIISRNNAYHGSTMAGASLGGMGFMHAQGGLPLPNICHIDQPYWFEEGQGQDPQQFGVERARQLEQKILELGEDKVAAFIAEPIQGAGGVIIPPDSYWPEIQRICDKYQILLIVDEVICGFGRTGEWFASQTFNIKPDLLCMAKGITSGYLPLGAVMVSDEVANGLIEADTEFAHGFTYSGHPAACAVAIENIRIMQQENIVQNVREKTAPYLAKRWQELAEHPLVGEARTKGLVGALELVADKTTKQRFAKDLSAGSVCRDHCINNGLIMRACGETMIISPPLVITKSEIDQLITLAKKSLDDTLQALS, encoded by the coding sequence ATGAGCAAAGCAACATTGACGATACAGCAGCAAGACAGCGCCCATTGCCTGCATCCCTTTACTAACTTTAAAGAGTTAAATGAGAAGGGTGCGAAGGTTATTGAACGCGGCGAAGGTATCTTTGTATACGACAGTGAGGGCAATAAGTTGCTCGATGCGATGGCTGGCTTGTGGTGTGTTAACTTGGGTTATGGCCGTCAAGAGTTGGTTGATGCCGCAGCCAAGCAAATGCAGCAGCTTCCTTATTACAATTTATTTTTCCAAACTACCCATAAGCCAGCGGTAGAACTGTCTACTCTGCTCGCTGAACTGACCCCTGAGGGGCTAAATCATGCCTTCTTTACTGGCTCAGGCTCAGAGTGTAATGACACGGTAGTTCGCATGGTTCGTCACTACTGGGCAAGCAAAGGCCAACCTGAAAAGCTCAATATTATTAGTCGCAATAACGCCTACCACGGCAGCACAATGGCTGGCGCGAGTTTAGGAGGCATGGGCTTTATGCATGCTCAAGGCGGTTTACCCTTACCTAACATTTGTCATATCGACCAGCCCTACTGGTTTGAAGAAGGCCAAGGACAAGATCCTCAACAGTTTGGTGTAGAACGCGCCCGCCAACTAGAACAAAAAATTCTCGAATTAGGTGAAGATAAGGTGGCTGCATTTATCGCCGAACCTATTCAGGGTGCTGGCGGCGTGATTATTCCACCTGATAGCTACTGGCCTGAAATTCAGAGAATTTGTGATAAATACCAAATTTTATTGATTGTTGACGAAGTCATTTGTGGCTTTGGCAGAACCGGCGAATGGTTTGCCAGCCAAACCTTTAATATTAAGCCCGATTTATTGTGCATGGCCAAAGGCATTACTTCTGGTTATTTACCGCTAGGCGCAGTCATGGTATCAGATGAAGTCGCCAATGGCTTAATTGAGGCCGATACCGAGTTTGCTCATGGCTTTACCTATTCAGGCCACCCAGCCGCTTGTGCAGTGGCAATTGAAAACATCCGCATTATGCAGCAAGAAAACATTGTGCAAAACGTCCGCGAAAAAACGGCGCCTTATTTGGCGAAACGTTGGCAAGAACTGGCCGAGCACCCGCTGGTGGGAGAAGCAAGGACTAAAGGCCTAGTGGGTGCCTTAGAGTTAGTGGCAGATAAAACCACTAAGCAGCGCTTTGCTAAAGATCTTAGTGCGGGCTCGGTATGTCGAGACCACTGCATAAACAACGGACTCATTATGCGGGCTTG
- a CDS encoding GNAT family N-acetyltransferase has translation MNQNIKIRLAKLDDASAISALLTQLAQRFLVQDFTEAGSQCLLAAMTEQSIVSYIKQGFCYHLAEQFYEYGQPQLLGVVATRDNTHLYHLFVAELAQGQGLAGKLWQQAKAVCLANGNQGEFTVNASLGAKAMYQAWGFVAEQERRENKGIIDVPMRLIIEEVLTKEKQCN, from the coding sequence GTGAATCAAAATATAAAAATCCGCTTAGCCAAGCTAGACGATGCCAGTGCTATCAGTGCGTTGTTAACGCAATTAGCACAACGTTTTTTAGTGCAAGACTTTACTGAAGCCGGCAGCCAATGTTTGTTAGCAGCGATGACAGAACAGTCGATCGTCTCCTATATTAAGCAGGGCTTTTGTTATCACTTAGCTGAGCAGTTTTACGAGTATGGTCAGCCCCAATTGTTGGGCGTGGTGGCGACGCGAGATAATACCCACCTTTATCACCTATTTGTGGCCGAGCTTGCTCAAGGTCAAGGTTTAGCGGGTAAGTTGTGGCAACAGGCTAAAGCGGTTTGCTTAGCTAATGGCAATCAAGGTGAATTTACCGTCAATGCCTCACTTGGGGCAAAAGCGATGTATCAAGCTTGGGGGTTTGTGGCTGAGCAAGAGCGGCGTGAAAACAAAGGCATCATTGATGTGCCTATGCGTTTAATCATTGAAGAAGTGCTCACTAAGGAGAAACAATGCAACTAG
- a CDS encoding DUF3291 domain-containing protein, producing the protein MQLAQLNIATARDDLDSPLLKDFVDNLEPINAIAEACDGFIWRLKDDSGNATEIQAFANPRMIVNMSVWQSVASLQQFMFKTHHIDMMKRRAEWFEKQPLATYVLWWVEANHQPSLEEALERLDHLRTHGESPFAFTFKSQFTAADII; encoded by the coding sequence ATGCAACTAGCTCAACTTAATATCGCCACCGCCCGAGATGATTTAGATTCCCCTTTGCTAAAAGATTTTGTTGATAATCTTGAGCCTATTAATGCTATCGCCGAAGCCTGTGACGGATTTATATGGCGGCTAAAAGACGACAGCGGTAATGCCACCGAGATTCAGGCATTTGCCAATCCTAGAATGATCGTGAATATGTCAGTGTGGCAATCGGTGGCGAGTTTGCAGCAATTTATGTTTAAAACCCATCATATCGATATGATGAAACGGCGCGCCGAATGGTTTGAAAAACAGCCCTTAGCGACTTATGTACTTTGGTGGGTTGAAGCCAACCATCAGCCAAGCTTAGAAGAAGCGTTAGAGCGTTTAGATCATCTTAGAACGCATGGTGAAAGTCCCTTTGCCTTCACCTTTAAAAGCCAATTTACCGCAGCCGATATAATTTAA
- a CDS encoding glutamine synthetase family protein, which yields MENVRKWFAENRITEVECLIPDITGNARGKIIPANKYLKEGGMRLPESIFYQTVTGDWPDDDNGLFDWTEKDMSLEPDTDSLRFVPWAKEPTAQLIHDCYNADGELIGMAPRSVLKKVLDLYEKEGWKPVVAPELEFFLVKKNLDWDYPLEPPIGRNGRPETARQSFSIDAVNEFDPLFEDMYDYCEAQNLDVDTLVHESGAAQMEINFDHGEPVLACDQVFLFKRTMREAALQHDTYATFMAKPMEDEPGSAMHIHQSLEDLDGNNLFANDDGSNSELFLSFIAGLQQYTPASIAFYAPNVNSYRRLMFGDSAPINLQWGVDNRTVGLRVPLSDPRNRRVENRFAGADANPYLAMALTLACGYLGMKNQLKPTAQETGDVSEDRYTLPGTLEEALVALEQCEELKEIIGERFISCYVAVKRKEYQTFFKVISSWEREFLLLNV from the coding sequence ATGGAAAACGTCAGGAAGTGGTTTGCTGAAAACCGAATAACCGAAGTTGAGTGCCTAATACCAGATATAACCGGAAATGCCCGCGGCAAAATTATTCCGGCGAATAAATATCTAAAAGAAGGAGGGATGCGACTACCCGAGTCGATCTTTTATCAAACGGTTACCGGGGACTGGCCTGATGACGACAATGGCCTGTTTGATTGGACCGAGAAAGACATGAGCTTAGAGCCTGACACCGATAGCTTACGTTTTGTTCCTTGGGCAAAAGAACCCACTGCACAATTGATACATGACTGCTACAACGCCGACGGTGAGTTGATCGGCATGGCACCGCGTTCAGTATTGAAAAAAGTTTTAGACTTGTATGAAAAAGAAGGCTGGAAACCGGTGGTTGCTCCAGAGCTTGAGTTTTTCCTAGTTAAAAAGAATCTAGATTGGGATTACCCATTAGAGCCACCGATTGGCCGTAATGGACGCCCTGAAACTGCCCGCCAGTCGTTCAGCATTGATGCGGTAAACGAATTTGATCCACTGTTTGAAGACATGTACGACTATTGTGAAGCGCAAAATCTAGATGTGGATACCTTGGTGCATGAGTCGGGTGCTGCGCAAATGGAAATCAACTTTGATCATGGCGAGCCGGTACTAGCTTGTGATCAAGTATTTTTATTCAAACGCACCATGCGCGAAGCCGCCTTACAACATGACACTTATGCCACATTTATGGCTAAACCGATGGAAGATGAGCCAGGCAGCGCCATGCACATCCACCAGAGCCTAGAAGACTTAGACGGCAACAACTTGTTTGCCAATGATGATGGCAGTAACAGCGAACTCTTTCTCAGTTTCATTGCTGGCCTACAGCAATATACACCGGCTAGCATTGCCTTTTATGCGCCTAACGTAAATAGCTATCGCCGCTTAATGTTCGGTGATTCAGCCCCCATCAACTTGCAGTGGGGCGTAGATAATCGCACCGTGGGTTTACGTGTACCATTGTCTGATCCCCGCAACCGCCGCGTAGAAAACCGCTTTGCTGGTGCCGATGCCAACCCTTATTTAGCCATGGCGCTGACCTTAGCTTGTGGTTACTTAGGTATGAAAAACCAACTAAAACCAACAGCCCAAGAAACTGGCGATGTCAGTGAAGACCGCTACACCCTACCTGGCACCTTAGAAGAAGCGTTAGTCGCTTTGGAACAGTGTGAAGAGCTAAAAGAAATTATAGGTGAGCGATTTATTAGCTGCTACGTAGCGGTGAAACGCAAAGAGTACCAAACCTTTTTTAAAGTAATCAGCTCTTGGGAACGTGAGTTTTTATTACTCAACGTATAG
- a CDS encoding NAD(P)/FAD-dependent oxidoreductase, translating into MKAQHASSYYAASANLQLDYPQLTGEHQVDVCVVGAGITGATTALELAEKGYKVMLLEGARVGWGASGRSGGQAIFGWASEQSTLEKMMGKDDARKMWDLSTEALTITKDNIKKHNIDCDWQDGQIHVAIKERHVEELKAWHRQLEDDYAYHSLAYWDQEKLASELNSPRYLGGMFDSNGGHLHPLNYTLGLVKAAALAGAEIYEDSKVIKIEHGSKVTLHTAQAKVTCSHVVLACNAYMEGLNSKLESRVMPVGTYICATKPLGEERARSLIGNNMGVCDINFVLDYYRCSADHRMLFGGRVSYSGIEPRNLAATMKQRMDWVFPQLAGEPVEFAWGGNVGITINRAPHFGRIAPNVYFAQGFSGHGIAATGLAGTLMAESIMATSERFDIFDKISHMPFPGGRLLRTPALVMAMTYYRIRDLL; encoded by the coding sequence ATGAAAGCGCAACACGCTTCTTCATATTATGCTGCGAGTGCTAACCTGCAACTCGATTATCCGCAGTTAACTGGCGAGCACCAGGTTGACGTATGTGTGGTCGGTGCTGGCATTACTGGCGCAACAACCGCGCTGGAGTTAGCTGAAAAAGGCTACAAAGTAATGTTGCTAGAGGGCGCCCGCGTCGGTTGGGGGGCTTCTGGTCGGAGTGGTGGCCAAGCTATTTTTGGTTGGGCGTCTGAGCAATCCACGCTAGAAAAGATGATGGGTAAAGACGACGCTAGAAAAATGTGGGATTTATCTACTGAAGCCTTAACCATTACCAAAGACAACATCAAAAAACACAACATTGATTGTGATTGGCAAGACGGTCAAATCCACGTAGCGATTAAAGAGCGCCACGTTGAGGAGCTTAAAGCTTGGCACCGTCAGCTTGAAGACGATTATGCTTACCACAGCTTAGCGTATTGGGACCAAGAAAAACTGGCTAGCGAATTAAATAGCCCGCGCTATTTAGGTGGAATGTTCGATTCAAATGGTGGCCACTTACACCCGCTTAATTACACTCTAGGCCTAGTTAAAGCGGCCGCATTAGCTGGTGCAGAGATATATGAAGACAGCAAGGTTATAAAAATTGAGCACGGCAGTAAAGTGACCTTGCATACCGCTCAGGCAAAAGTGACCTGTTCACACGTGGTGTTAGCGTGCAATGCCTATATGGAAGGTTTAAATAGTAAACTTGAAAGCCGCGTTATGCCGGTGGGGACTTACATTTGCGCCACCAAACCCTTAGGTGAAGAGCGTGCTCGCAGCTTAATTGGCAACAATATGGGGGTATGTGATATCAATTTTGTATTGGATTACTACCGTTGCTCGGCTGATCACCGCATGTTGTTTGGTGGTCGTGTCAGTTATTCTGGGATCGAGCCAAGAAACCTAGCCGCTACCATGAAGCAACGAATGGATTGGGTGTTTCCTCAATTAGCGGGTGAGCCAGTGGAGTTTGCTTGGGGCGGTAATGTCGGCATTACCATTAATCGTGCTCCGCATTTTGGCCGAATTGCGCCTAACGTGTATTTTGCCCAAGGTTTTTCTGGTCATGGTATTGCCGCTACAGGCTTAGCCGGCACTTTGATGGCCGAATCCATCATGGCAACGTCTGAGCGCTTTGATATCTTTGATAAAATTTCTCATATGCCTTTCCCTGGTGGTCGCTTGCTCCGTACCCCAGCGTTGGTGATGGCAATGACTTACTACCGCATTAGAGATCTTTTGTAA
- a CDS encoding aldo/keto reductase: MAASPINSIFPKASRLVYGCMGLGGGWDNSPVNQEHLNQAHAAIDAALDIGINYFDHADIYTMGKAEQVFGQVLAQRPELRDQIILQTKCAIRFGDDQWCGRYDWSADYIRHSTEASLKRLQSDSIEMMMLHRPDPLAELDEVAEVLQALKDSGKVQQFGVSNMSGTQLAYLQSALSFPLVANQLEMSLSKLDWLNHNIAVNDQQALGHSFTAGTLEYCAMNKVQIQAWGSLSRGLFSGADLSNASQAQRDTAQLVRQYAEQHSSSTEAIVLAWLIRHPAGIQPVIGSVNVDRIRACADATKVQLSREQWYQLYVTSRGQALP, translated from the coding sequence ATGGCTGCATCACCAATCAATTCAATTTTTCCTAAGGCTAGTCGACTCGTATATGGGTGCATGGGTTTAGGCGGTGGCTGGGATAACTCTCCTGTTAATCAAGAACACTTAAATCAAGCTCATGCTGCCATTGATGCAGCCTTAGACATTGGCATTAATTATTTTGACCACGCCGATATTTACACGATGGGTAAAGCCGAGCAGGTATTTGGTCAAGTGTTGGCGCAGCGCCCAGAGTTGCGAGATCAAATTATTTTGCAAACCAAGTGTGCGATTCGCTTTGGCGATGACCAATGGTGTGGTCGCTACGATTGGTCGGCAGATTATATTCGCCACAGTACTGAAGCGTCTTTAAAACGCTTACAAAGTGACAGTATTGAGATGATGATGTTACATCGTCCTGATCCTTTGGCTGAATTGGACGAAGTGGCTGAAGTGCTGCAAGCCTTGAAAGACAGCGGTAAAGTGCAACAGTTTGGTGTATCGAATATGAGTGGGACTCAGCTTGCTTACTTGCAATCAGCATTAAGCTTCCCGCTGGTGGCCAATCAGTTAGAAATGAGTTTATCTAAGTTAGATTGGCTAAATCACAATATTGCCGTGAACGACCAACAAGCCTTAGGCCACAGCTTTACTGCTGGCACTTTAGAATATTGTGCGATGAACAAGGTTCAAATTCAGGCTTGGGGCAGTCTGTCGCGTGGTTTATTTAGTGGGGCAGATTTATCAAATGCTAGTCAAGCTCAGCGAGATACAGCTCAGTTGGTTCGGCAATATGCCGAGCAACATTCAAGCTCTACTGAAGCCATCGTGTTAGCGTGGTTAATCCGCCATCCAGCTGGTATTCAGCCAGTGATTGGCAGCGTTAACGTAGATCGTATTCGTGCTTGCGCCGATGCGACTAAAGTACAGTTAAGCCGAGAGCAGTGGTATCAGCTTTATGTGACTTCGCGTGGCCAAGCCTTGCCATAG
- a CDS encoding MATE family efflux transporter: MLSNNITKQFWRYSIPSVIAMVVSGVYLIVDGIFIGHVLGASGLAAINLAWPIIFLVTGLGLMVGVGAGALISIASGKAQQTKAQSLLSHALLLMIVMAALFTSLLWALGETPIRVQGASGDIQQMAESYLSILGNGALVVLCSCALPILIRNDNSPNFATVLMIIGAVANIGLDYLLIVHWNWQLAGAAYATLGAQALVMLLALGYFFSPYSTLSFQFSRFTLNTGYLANIANLGLSSFFTTVYTAFITVIHNYLFLRYGSITETGAYAIVLYLSVIYYFIAEGFANGMQPLISYNYGAKRYDNVLKVMALGFSIILGTGLAAVVLINLFSELSVGVFNNNDPELLSATVTGIRLHLWAMPFDGLVFTAAVVFQSINMANRATLISLGNMAVQLPFMLILPMTLGVTGIWLVMPVSTVLLSILVTGWLIKLVSKLKAEA; this comes from the coding sequence ATGCTTAGTAACAACATAACCAAACAATTTTGGCGCTATTCTATTCCATCCGTTATCGCCATGGTGGTAAGCGGTGTTTATTTGATTGTAGACGGGATCTTCATTGGTCATGTACTGGGCGCGTCAGGCTTAGCCGCCATTAATCTCGCCTGGCCGATTATTTTTTTGGTCACCGGTTTAGGTTTAATGGTGGGGGTCGGCGCAGGGGCGCTAATCTCAATCGCGAGCGGTAAAGCACAACAGACTAAGGCGCAAAGTTTGCTTAGCCACGCCTTACTACTGATGATCGTGATGGCAGCCTTGTTTACTAGCTTATTGTGGGCCCTGGGGGAGACGCCGATCAGGGTTCAAGGCGCTAGCGGCGATATACAGCAAATGGCCGAAAGTTACCTCAGCATATTAGGCAACGGCGCTTTGGTCGTACTTTGCAGTTGTGCCCTCCCCATTTTGATTCGCAACGACAACTCCCCTAACTTTGCTACGGTATTGATGATAATTGGCGCAGTGGCTAACATCGGTTTAGATTATTTGCTCATCGTTCATTGGAACTGGCAATTAGCCGGAGCAGCTTATGCTACTTTGGGGGCGCAAGCCCTAGTGATGCTATTAGCCTTAGGCTACTTTTTCTCACCCTATAGTACGTTAAGCTTTCAGTTCAGCCGCTTTACACTAAACACTGGCTACTTAGCGAACATTGCCAACTTAGGCTTAAGTAGCTTCTTTACTACCGTGTACACCGCCTTCATTACGGTGATCCATAACTATTTATTTCTACGCTACGGCAGCATTACTGAAACAGGCGCCTACGCGATTGTGCTCTACCTCAGCGTTATTTATTACTTTATTGCAGAAGGCTTTGCTAATGGCATGCAGCCGCTTATTTCCTACAATTACGGTGCCAAACGTTACGACAATGTACTAAAAGTGATGGCTTTGGGTTTTAGTATTATATTAGGTACCGGATTGGCGGCGGTGGTACTGATTAACTTGTTCAGTGAATTGAGTGTTGGCGTTTTTAACAACAACGACCCAGAGTTACTCAGCGCCACTGTAACGGGGATCCGCTTGCACCTGTGGGCGATGCCCTTTGATGGCTTAGTATTTACTGCCGCAGTGGTGTTTCAGTCGATTAACATGGCCAACCGCGCAACACTCATTTCGCTGGGCAATATGGCCGTTCAATTGCCATTTATGCTGATTTTGCCGATGACTCTTGGGGTGACAGGTATTTGGTTGGTTATGCCGGTTTCTACGGTGTTATTAAGCATCTTGGTGACAGGGTGGTTAATCAAATTAGTGAGCAAACTCAAGGCCGAAGCGTAA